One Saccharomyces kudriavzevii IFO 1802 strain IFO1802 genome assembly, chromosome: 4 genomic region harbors:
- the KGD2 gene encoding dihydrolipoyl transsuccinylase (similar to Saccharomyces cerevisiae KGD2 (YDR148C); ancestral locus Anc_8.329) → MLSRATRTAAAKSFTKSGVARDVLSAVYIKRHASTGLFKQAGKAQSLGTIYVSGARSKFVRSSPCITANRFKSTSIEVPPMAESLTEGSLKEYTKSVGDFIKEDELLATIETDKIDIEVNSPVSGTITKLNFKPEDTVTVGEELAQVEPGEASAEGSAVPKTESKEQTEPVQEAAPKETPKQETAPKKEAAPKKEASEPKKTPEQKKTTPKANVASAASNSFTPFPRAETKVKMNRMRLRIAERLKESQNTAASLTTFNEVDMSALMEMRKLYKDEIIKKTGTKFGFMGLFSKACTLAAKDIPAVNGAIEGDQIVYRDYTDISVAVATPKGLVTPVVRNAESLSVLGIEDEIVRLSHKARDGKLTLEDMTGGTFTISNGGVFGSLYGTPIINSPQTAVLGLHGVKERPVTVNGQIVSRPMMYLALTYDHRLLDGREAVTFLKTVKELIEDPRKMLLW, encoded by the coding sequence ATGCTATCCAGAGCGACACGTACTGCGGCTGCTAAATCCTTTACTAAATCTGGAGTGGCAAGAGATGTATTATCAGCTGTCTACATCAAAAGACATGCTTCCACAGGTTTATTTAAACAAGCAGGCAAAGCACAGTCATTGGGTACAATATATGTATCTGGTGCAAGGTCCAAGTTCGTCAGAAGTTCTCCCTGCATAACTGCCAACCGTTTCAAATCCACCTCTATTGAGGTTCCTCCTATGGCAGAATCTTTGACAGAGGGTTCTTTAAAGGAATATACAAAAAGTGTTGGTGATTTCATCAAGGAAGATGAACTGTTGGCCACCATTGAGACCGATAAAATCGATATCGAAGTCAATTCGCCAGTATCGGGTACCATTACAAAGCTAAATTTTAAGCCGGAAGACACCGTTACAGTAGGTGAAGAATTGGCTCAGGTTGAGCCCGGCGAAGCTTCTGCTGAAGGGTCTGCTGTGCCTAAAACGGAATCAAAGGAACAGACAGAACCAGTGCAAGAAGCTGCACCAAAGGAAACTCCAAAGCAGGAGACGGCTCCAAAGAAGGAGGCAGCTCCAAAGAAGGAGGCGAGCgaaccaaaaaaaactcctgaacaaaagaagacTACTCCCAAGGCGAACGTGGCTTCAGCAGCTTCCAATTCTTTTACACCATTTCCACGTGCAGAGACTAAAGTTAAAATGAACCGTATGAGATTGAGGATTGCCGAGAGACTGAAGGAGTCCCAAAATACCGCTGCTTCTTTAACTACATTTAATGAGGTTGACATGTCAGCTTTGATGGAAATGAGGAAGTTATACAAAGACGAAATTATCAAGAAGACAGGCACTAAATTCGGATTCATGGGTCTTTTCTCGAAAGCCTGTACACTGGCTGCTAAGGATATTCCGGCCGTCAACGGTGCCATTGAAGGTGATCAGATCGTTTATCGTGATTACACAGATATTTCTGTTGCTGTGGCCACTCCAAAGGGTTTAGTTACCCCAGTTGTTCGTAATGCAGAATCGCTAAGTGTTTTGGGCATTGAGGACGAAATTGTCCGTTTGAGTCACAAAGCTCGTGACGGTAAACTAACTTTGGAAGATATGACCGGTGGTACTTTCACCATTTCCAATGGTGGCGTTTTCGGTTCCTTATATGGTACTCCTATCATCAATTCACCCCAAACTGCTGTCTTGGGTTTGCATGGTGTCAAGGAAAGACCAGTCACCGTTAATGGACAAATTGTTTCCAGACCAATGATGTACTTGGCTTTGACATATGATCATAGATTGCTAGATGGTAGAGAAGCTGTTACCTTCTTAAAGACTGTTAAAGAGTTGATTGAAGATCCTAGAAAGATGTTGTTATGGTAA